The Brachyhypopomus gauderio isolate BG-103 chromosome 7, BGAUD_0.2, whole genome shotgun sequence genome has a window encoding:
- the LOC143519053 gene encoding leukocyte elastase inhibitor-like isoform X2: protein MESISNANTHFTFDLLKKIRESNKTDNVFFSPLSISSALGMVLLGAGGNTATQMSQSLHFNKSKDDVHIGFDKLLSVLNKAGAPYTLSLANRLYGEKSYKFVEKFLHDTKTHYHAQLETVDFKSEAEATRSHINKWVEQQTHEKIKDLLAEGVVDSLTRLVLVNAIYFKGSWEKKFEVMGTSEIPFNLSKNTTKPVQMMNQKAKFPLAFIPDMRCQILEMPYVGKELSMLIILPNEIEDDTTGLEKLEQTLTYEKFMEWTRPDMMDQVEVQVALPRFKLSETYDMKSLLVSMGMVDAFDQSKCDFSLMSPCDDLVLSKVVHKSFVEVNEEGTEAAAATAAVMMLRCAMLPPERFVADHPFLFFIQHKPTRTILFCGRYCSP, encoded by the exons ATGGAGTCCATATCAAATGCCAACACACATTTTACCTTTGACCTGTTAAAGAAGATCAGAGAAAgcaacaaaactgacaatgtgTTCTTCTCTCCATTGAGCATCTCCTCTGCTCTGGGTATGGTGTTACTAGGAGCAGGAGGCAACACTGCAACCCAGATGTCACAG TCTCTGCATTTTAACAAATCAAAGGATGATGTCCACATTGGCTTTGACAAGTTGCTAAGTGTACTGAACAAGGCTGGAGCTCCATACACACTCAGCCTGGCCAACCGTCTGTACGGAGAAAAATCCTACAAGTTTGTGGAG AAATTCCTGCATGACACAAAAACTCACTATCATGCTCAGCTGGAAACTGTTGACTTCAAATCAGAAGCAGAGGCGACTCGTAGCCATATTAATAAGTGGGTGGAGCAGCAAACACATG AAAAGATCAAGGACCTTCTGGCTGAAGGAGTTGTTGACAGTTTGACCAGGCTAGTGTTGGTGAATGCCATCTACTTCAAGGGCAGCTGGGAGAAGAAGTTTGAAGTGATGGGTACCAGTGAGATTCCATTTAATCTCAGTAAG AACACAACTAAGCCGGTGCAGATGATGAATCAGAAGGCGAAGTTTCCACTGGCCTTTATCCCTGATATGAGATGCCAGATTCTGGAGATGCCGTATGTGGGAAAAGAACTGAGCATGCTCATTATCCTGCCTAATGAGATAGAGGATGACACGACCGGCCTGGAGAAG CTGGAGCAAACTCTCACTTATGAGAAGTTTATGGAGTGGACCAGACCTGATATGATGGAccaggtggaggtgcaggtggccCTGCCCCGCTTCAAACTGTCAGAGACCTATGACATGAAGAGCCTGCTGGTCAGCATGGGCATGGTGGACGCCTTCGACCAGAGCAAGTGTGATTTCTCCCTCATGTCCCCCTGTGATGATCTGGTGCTGTCCAAGGTGGTGCACAAGTCCTTTGTGGAGGTGAATGAGGAGGGGACAGAGGCTGCAGCGGCTACAGCAGCTGTAATGATGCTACGCTGTGCCATGCTTCCTCCAGAGAGATTTGTGGCAGACCATcccttcctcttcttcatccaGCACAAACCTACACGCACCATTCTCTTCTGTGGCCGATACTGCTCACCATAA
- the LOC143519053 gene encoding leukocyte elastase inhibitor-like isoform X1, with amino-acid sequence MESISNANTHFTFDLLKKIRESNKTDNVFFSPLSISSALGMVLLGAGGNTATQMSQVLGFSKPVKPKSAQPAMVQQSQKAQLPAALQMQKSLHFNKSKDDVHIGFDKLLSVLNKAGAPYTLSLANRLYGEKSYKFVEKFLHDTKTHYHAQLETVDFKSEAEATRSHINKWVEQQTHEKIKDLLAEGVVDSLTRLVLVNAIYFKGSWEKKFEVMGTSEIPFNLSKNTTKPVQMMNQKAKFPLAFIPDMRCQILEMPYVGKELSMLIILPNEIEDDTTGLEKLEQTLTYEKFMEWTRPDMMDQVEVQVALPRFKLSETYDMKSLLVSMGMVDAFDQSKCDFSLMSPCDDLVLSKVVHKSFVEVNEEGTEAAAATAAVMMLRCAMLPPERFVADHPFLFFIQHKPTRTILFCGRYCSP; translated from the exons ATGGAGTCCATATCAAATGCCAACACACATTTTACCTTTGACCTGTTAAAGAAGATCAGAGAAAgcaacaaaactgacaatgtgTTCTTCTCTCCATTGAGCATCTCCTCTGCTCTGGGTATGGTGTTACTAGGAGCAGGAGGCAACACTGCAACCCAGATGTCACAG GTTTTGGGCTTCAGCAAACCAGTGAAGCCTAAATCTGCTCAACCAGCAATGGTTCAGCAGTCCCAGAAGGCCCAATTACCAGCAGCTCTGCAAATGCAAAAG TCTCTGCATTTTAACAAATCAAAGGATGATGTCCACATTGGCTTTGACAAGTTGCTAAGTGTACTGAACAAGGCTGGAGCTCCATACACACTCAGCCTGGCCAACCGTCTGTACGGAGAAAAATCCTACAAGTTTGTGGAG AAATTCCTGCATGACACAAAAACTCACTATCATGCTCAGCTGGAAACTGTTGACTTCAAATCAGAAGCAGAGGCGACTCGTAGCCATATTAATAAGTGGGTGGAGCAGCAAACACATG AAAAGATCAAGGACCTTCTGGCTGAAGGAGTTGTTGACAGTTTGACCAGGCTAGTGTTGGTGAATGCCATCTACTTCAAGGGCAGCTGGGAGAAGAAGTTTGAAGTGATGGGTACCAGTGAGATTCCATTTAATCTCAGTAAG AACACAACTAAGCCGGTGCAGATGATGAATCAGAAGGCGAAGTTTCCACTGGCCTTTATCCCTGATATGAGATGCCAGATTCTGGAGATGCCGTATGTGGGAAAAGAACTGAGCATGCTCATTATCCTGCCTAATGAGATAGAGGATGACACGACCGGCCTGGAGAAG CTGGAGCAAACTCTCACTTATGAGAAGTTTATGGAGTGGACCAGACCTGATATGATGGAccaggtggaggtgcaggtggccCTGCCCCGCTTCAAACTGTCAGAGACCTATGACATGAAGAGCCTGCTGGTCAGCATGGGCATGGTGGACGCCTTCGACCAGAGCAAGTGTGATTTCTCCCTCATGTCCCCCTGTGATGATCTGGTGCTGTCCAAGGTGGTGCACAAGTCCTTTGTGGAGGTGAATGAGGAGGGGACAGAGGCTGCAGCGGCTACAGCAGCTGTAATGATGCTACGCTGTGCCATGCTTCCTCCAGAGAGATTTGTGGCAGACCATcccttcctcttcttcatccaGCACAAACCTACACGCACCATTCTCTTCTGTGGCCGATACTGCTCACCATAA